TAGTTCAGTACGGCCGTTTCAGTCATTTTAATTCCTCCGTTCCCTCGTGATTGATGGAATGATGGATTGTTTCTTTTGGATGTTAGACTCACACTGTTAGTAAACACTGCCAATaattttgttctgcttttTCGCAATTGATAGAGCTTTGCGAAATGTGACCTGCCTTGCTTTTTACCTAGTAGTTCACCATCCAATTCTTGTCAGTAACTAGCGTTTCTGCTACATATATTTACGTATCTTATTATCTTACGTATGCTACGTACCTTTCGCTAGAGCACGCAATTTCAAGAGTTCTATCTTAATCTGCCACGTTTTTCTTATTAGTAGCGACTCGGTAGACCGCCTAAGAGTACATATTTCTTGTCTCGCCATCGTGCTGCTCACTACcgtttttcgtggatttttaaAGGTCTTTCTAGATCGGTTATCGTTCAACGGGGATCTTTGGTTAAaaggaatacaaaaaaaaaaatcaaaacttgtCAAATCATATATTGGATAGTTTCGTTTGGTTTGTTTTAAGTTCTGAGGTCagtcaaaggtttttttttctggatttgatcTCTTGTGGAAAggacatattttctttcatgaatttcttacttttatATAATTATTCTTCCCCTCTTGTGAGAACTTTTTcgcttgaaattttcaaattttcgaaagTAAAATTATTCTCATCTGAAGGTGACATGTAAGATccggatgaaaaaaagaagaaaggagtgATGGAATCGCTTGCGAATAGCAATAGCAATTGCACAGAAGATAACTTTCTGGACGTTACTTATGACCTAAGATCATGAACAAATCCATAAATCACAACAGTGACTATCATGTTGCTTAGAAAACTGCATTCGTTTTTCCATTGATCCGGGATCTGATCTCAGTTCCTACCAACCCATTAGTTATCAGTTCGGTTTTTTTCGTGTACTTTTTTGCTTGGTTTGTTCAATCGCCTAAGAtgaccttttccttttttaatcgCTAGATCTGCGGAGATGAAGTGAGCTTTTTTTGCTGGCCCTTTTCTCCGTatacttcttcttctctacATTTTCTGTGGGTGATTTCTTGAAATCAtcactttcttttctgcttttatTCCAACTTTCCCGCTGTCCAACTACTTTTCGTCATTTCTCCAACTTTCCAAGATTCACGTGCACCATAAATTTCTCGAAAGGACTTCAGTAGTAGTCGACAACATCCAGTAGCAAATATCATGAAATTGCTGATTTATTCCTGTTAGTTTCCACCAGCACTCACATTACTACTTGGTATTCTACCCATTTTTGTGTCaccattataaaaaaagagaatcaaaGCAAGGATTTctaaaacatcattccttTGGTAATCCAAATCTAGGACTTCGAAAGTATAGACCGGGTAATACAGTCGAGCATATgcacattgctgactgcatgACCCATCGagcttttgttttctgtttttaaaattttttaaactagaaTCTATGGGGTCAACATTCTTTCCACTAAGGAGAGCACATCACGATTCACAACGAAGTCCTAGAGTTTGGTTTGTAGCTCGCGGAAAACAGTGTGGTTGTGCtcatccttcctttttttctcattttttccttactaGCCTAACCAAGTAAAACcgatgaataggctgctgagaggaccggaACCGTGTACAAGGTAGCACgttgtaggaactaaagctttcccacgccgttttttttgtgacgaCTAAGAAGAGTTGAGCGGACCGCGTTGGTTTCCGTAGTCTGTACCCCAAACGCTAGGTTTTCGCTGTGGTTTCCGCACCACGTTAAAATCGTGATGACGCTGCCTTTGATCTCTTGAGATGCAGTCAAGTCAGAAAATTAAGATTCGATAGTTTGGAATTCTCAAGAGACAAAACGCGTAGACCTAATGCATTTGAAAGAAAGGTTAAAATGAACGTTCACAACAGGTTAGGATGACTTAATATCGATCGAAAAGACGTCAAGCACCGCTCGGACtagaaatcagttttttttttcaccttttctcaAAACTCTCTAAAAAAATCGCCTTTTTTACTTGCTTGTCTGTATTATATGGTACGATACATGAACGAGAAGATATATCAATTGGTTCTGGAAGGTCCACTGTTTCCGGTAAAACTGCGCCGGTTCCACGTGAGCTGAAGAATGAAAATGCGCGTTATTTTCGAAGTGGTAAACAAAAAGGGAACATCATATGTGAAAATAGACGTATGTGAAAATCTGGGAAGCACATCTGCTTACCAAGAAAGTGCACAAAAGTGAgcttgttttcaaaatgaagtgaGTGCATATAGAAATACACTATGCAGGGAAGATCTCCTAGTGTCCTTCtcgattttctggaagagacTGCGTTTCGTTGCATCGCTAGACTACTCGTTTTGAGACGAACATTTTAGAAGAATCCTTAGTTggtttcttttcagtttcggATCCTTCGCAAATTCCAGAGCTTCTAGATTTATCTTATTAGAGATTTGCGAGTGAGATTCCGATTCGGACTTGCATTTCCCTTGTGAACTCAAGACCACAAATCTAACAAGTTGGAAAACCCTTAATTCtcaaatttgaattcaaaCGAAATTCTtcatcaagaaattttttccatttttcatgaagcagatcgtctatgctttttttgaacttacatttaattttcttttttacagtGTTGTGAAGAGTGGGTTGTATTCATTATTGACCTACTCATCTTGGCAgtaattttcacttttatttttaatggaTAAAATCAGCTATTTCTCTTCGACGGTTCTTAGATTGCGGACAATAATTTTCGTTAGTATTGTTGTACTATTACTAACATTTTTGTGTACGAgaggaattaaaattaatcgtcgtgaaaaatatGATGGAAAATATCTTTCTTTCCTATTCAACGGTGGACGAATTGGAAATCAGGTAGTTTCCGCCTAGTCTccctcttcaaattttctttttttgcgtttgaTTTTCGTTTCCCTTCACTGTTCCTAAACGTTTTTTTACCCGTAACCCTGTCTTTTTTCCAGGAGCACGTGATCTTTTGCAGATGTTCCGGCTAATTTCTGGATACAGCATTGCGAAGCATCTGGGacggaaattatttttttcgttgaacgGTGGCGGTGATCAAGCTAGGGTGCGAGTGATATTGGCGCGGATAACGGCGACATTTCCACGGACTTTTCAAGCCTACACTCTGTTCTCTGTAAGCATTGACTTCTATAAAAAGGGAAGATTTtgatgtttaaaggcatcaccccacgaatctgaggtggtacggatttcaggtggagcattcgtatacgggaccgtagattgtggagaggtggatgattccgtccatttcttcctaattgccgtagaagacggcccggaagatacggcctgcgcacaaggctggcgcgctctaatcgaactccttgtagaaaatagtgtgccaggacgcccgaagccgtatcttccgagccgttttttacggcaattaggaaaaatggatggaatcacccttctctttatagtctacgatcccgtatacgaatactccacctgaaatccgtgccacctcagattcgcggggtgatgcctttaataatctCGACTgctattgttttctttgtgttttgaTCATTAGCAGTAGAACATGTATTGTAAAttcttgggttttttttgctgttttggaTGATTAGTTTGCACAATTTTGTTCTCTTAGAGTAAGCTTATACTTCGTTAATTCATATTTCGGCGAATGTTGAGCTATCCAAATACTATTTCGAACACAATCTAGGATTGATTTTTGCCTCAGCTATCAGCTGCCCCCTAATGATGACATATGTCATGTCTCAAAAAGCTAGATGATAGAAGTTTGAAACTCGAAGTGAAAGCATATGTTTAAATTCGGGAAAACTGAGAAATTCGAGTTTTCAGCAATGTAATGAACATTGCAAAAAAGAggcattgttttctttaaagaaagaCACTTTCTCAACAAGGTAGAAGTTGATTGTTCATAAAGTGCGTTGGAAATTTCCAGCAAACTTTCGTTACAGCCATGCATTGAGTCGACAGTGGTACCGTTTGTTTATGATTCTGTGGGAAGACGAACATGTTGCGTCTTTGCTGATCCAATGAGGTGACTCCTatattttcattctctctCCAGTATCATTACGTTATACCAATAATAATCGACAGAAGGGCGAATGTtacatcctttttttgcaactaatactggaaatgttttgatatattatatatttatatataatatatcaaaacatttccagttgaaaaaaaaggatgtaactatatatatatagttgaGGGAACTGCacttcgccatggtcccatctcgatttctccaccacaccgcttcgagcacagtcgcttacgcaactgtccgtgcttcatgtccttttgacccgcCTATATTCTCAACCAACTTTTCAAAAGGTGTCGAGAATGACTCCGTGATTCCTCCAGACGCCAGGCTCTCAATTAATTGAGCCCCAGGACGGTGTTAAATAACTGCCTCGCTGCGCATATTTCTGCTGTAGATCGGCTCctaacaaaagaagaaatgcagCACAGAGATCACTAGTTTTCGATCTCGCACGAAAACTTCAGCGAATAAGTATAAAAGCGGCACTCTTTTCcacatatagtcgggtgaaagcGAGCTGAAAGCCGGTGCGGTTGCATAATTGGCTGtcttcgaagcggcgcggtggagcgagCGGTTTTCATCGAAGTGGCGGACCATCGTTGGCTTCACTCGggctgcagcgatgagtgaagctagtgagggtcccatctcAATCCCAAGCGCTCGCTCTGCTCCTTTCACCATTACACCGCTTCCAACCGCACCAaatttcaagtcgttttgataAGACTATATCTGCGCCTGCTATCTTGCTTCTTCTCCTGCTGTTATCTACTTAATTATCGGCAAGGTAGTTGAGGGGGAATGGAGGGGTAAGTTCCGCTTAGGACTGCTCTGATTCAACTGCACTTAGAGTGCAAAGATCGTTTCTGTACCATAAAAGTCCTGAAGTGTCCAATGACGTGGCCAGATTTTCGATAATCAGACCCTTTCTCGATGCAACACATCAGTTTTCTGATAGTAGGGATGAGGTGCTTCTTGATGAGTTTCCACTACACACAAGTACTCGCAACGTTGTTCTCGCTCAGACGTTTATTCGCCTTTTTGCTTTTGcgttttttgttcgaaaagaGAAGGATAGAGCTAAAgtctaactaactaactagcCTAACTGATGCTCtaactttacaaaaaaaccTCCAAGGAGGCTtgctggaagtgaatagcgaAGTTTATCATTTAATTCTTGCTTCTACTGAAGCGGAAAGTGGGCTGAGAGATGGCTTCTCCGAAATGCGATTTCACGGTGAAGAACAAGCTTAGCGCTCTTTATCAGTTCGACTAGAGCAGTCTTTAGCGTTCAATCCCTCTCCCTCCCACAACTACCTTTCCGGCTGTCTTTATTTTCGCATTTTGTTAATCGATCTAATCGATTGGCTTAGCGAGTTGTGCAGTTCGACCAACGCTTCCTTGTGTTTTGGAATGAATCATCCTCATGAGAACGACTTTGAAACGCATTTTCTGGAAGCATTTTGTTTTCAGATATAGTAGCtataattcaaaatttctcgtATTGGACACGGAATACGGACAAAATGTCAGGTATTTTGAAGAGAACTTGTCGGAAATACGCGAAATGTTCACGTTCGGTGACGAGGCTAAAGAGAGAGGAGACAACATTGTTAACTGCATGAAAATGtaagatttttgttttatgtttcaaacaaatttaGTTGCACAGTGAAAGTTCTGAGTAGATCCAAGAAAGTGGCTTATTTTCGCCCTTGATTCAGAAATGAGTATGGCCGAGCGTTCATATCTTCGATATAGTAAATTTTAGTGGGTTACAGCCGGTTTTATGTTCTTATATTATCTTTGAGTGGAATTTTTGCCgtattcatttaatttcccACTATTTacagtgaggaaaaaaaagacccgGAGTTAAGCGCAGTGCTCAAAAACGAAAGCAGAAGGAAAATCCACGAAATTTATTATGGAAACTCGAAcgtgaggataaaaaaaacaccaggAACACTTTGGAgggagcataccacgaacctgaggcCGCGTTTAAAAGTCTGATTGCTGTCTGCTCGTGGTGGcgctgctttaactaaactcaaacaggcgttcgagtgtacgcattgggaacgtacgagctgtataacctgcactgttatatgatGAAAGatttcccatacattgcaaaaatttgctgtcttccagcacatcgccaaagcccacaacctgaaaggtcaactgcctgaggGGAGCATTGAACTTTTGGCAACAACCGTTCGTTTCGTTTTATTCTGCAGAAaactgtcgagtgaactccaacaaaccgccctTTCTatgcttctgcgatatctctgtgtgtcCTTTGCTGCGGTTAAGGAAGCACTCATGAGACgccctctgcgatcccgcagtaaTCGTAAGTAAACGAGCAGCGGTCGTAAGCCCAAGCACCTACGGAAATCGCtaaggacaacagtaaggtctatgatgaactcattgcgttgatgtctaaaatacctaGCCAGCAAGTGGTTGTTGTCCGAATTGAAAtatgggactcgaacaacaatcctACATATGTGgcaggaaaatggtattattcaACGGAGCGCACGTCGAACAACGGTGACCATTTGGTCGGCTTCTGCGGACAGACgagcctcatcatcgcttccacgttcaGGAGGAATCATTGAAGCAATAAGCTCACGTGATAGGGGTCAAcacttttaacgcctgaagagcagcacaaacggaagatgaggactctcaaATCTCAGCTCGtctacgttctgacgaggaacatccctgagtcagatatccgaaaatccagaGCTGTTTGTGACGTTgcattcgactctgaccaTCGTCCAGTTCCTCTCAGCATCAAGATACAATTCCGTACGATTCTGGAACGTGTACGGTTTTATAGGTGGAGTTCCTTCTCAACCGAAAGtcgacatgaaaaaaaaaccgaaaaaaaatctgaaaaacgaagaatgtAGGACAAATTTCTGTGTtaaacgtgtgtctattcatgttggagtacggacaaGAAAGAAGCTTTGCGACCCACATTTCTTCAGATGCATCCAGGGCGCTGCAAGGAAAATCCTTCCAGTTCAAATCCCGCCGAAAAAGTTTAgttttgcatctgcggagataAGATCcgcgtacaattctgtatgcgTCGCCCGCATGCAGAATTGTACGCGGTGATTTCAGTACTGGTGATTTCAACTAGAAAAGGCGTCTGAGTaggaagttgcgtcgtcaactgcagcaagaccgcgataacgagtggacttcaagagcgatggagctTGAAAAGTCGTGGGAAGGCAAGAACCcccggaaagcctatgctttactaaaacagttcaggcaaaatgaagagatgttctcctgtcctcaacactgccaatgaaATAGCTGTCGATGAAGCAACCCTTCTCATTTTCggggaacacttcaagaccttgctgaaccggccagcaccgtcagctcctgaactcaagcacgttcataggccgacatatgcggttaacgaggagccaccaaCCGAGGCGGGCGTTCTAGTCTgtaatcaaaaaatgaagagtggAAAATGTGGTGGAGaggacgggattagcgcagaaatgctgaaatatcttcctccgtctggaattcgtgagatgacaaagaagTTATACGTCACGGAGCCTAGCAACTAGCGAAGAATCcttttgctgcgtgttatgcacaaggtattggagcggattatcctgtaCCGACTTATTAAGCACTGGAAAACATTGCAGCATTactcgaagccaatgcaattagcctctctggactttgaagccatTTTCGGCTCTTCTCATTGAGGGCGCCTTTCCAACTAATTTTTTCAACGCAgtgatggagtaccaggaaagtttgttcgcttgcttgatgacacgAATCAACttctgcagttcgaacacgggccggatgtacaacaccgtttgaagtagtaactggagtaagacaaatGGCAGTGGCAGGACTCTTGATGACAACTAattgaactcgtcgatgagttctgttacctgggttGTATGCAGaaaacaacggcagctacgaaaATGATATttagcaaagatgcgctaaggccatttctgcatttaactacTTAATAAAATGGTTGTAgacccatcaccaacgaagtcaagcttggaatctacctatccgcagTTCGCCACATCATGATTTatggatcggagacttgggcagcaccgtctACGATAATGGAGAttcttgactgcacggaaaggaagctgcttagacggctgcttggctacttttgcaCTAGGGTATGCCACCATGAAGATCCTTACGACGAATGGATtccgtgcaagctctcgcagaggATCGCGAAGTCTGGAGAGAGCTGTGTTAGGGACGGCagacctcggcgaagatgcgggtgaGACATCGCGTCGGGAGATGACATCAGCTCGCCGATTACGTCAAAAAGGTCACTGCACGAATCTGACTACTTGACGAAATCCGCGGAAAAGCTAGAGTTAAGGTTCTAGATTTTGGGATCCGGGTTGGTTCCGCTCTGCCCTCCTTAATTCCTTTAATAAAAACCGGCGTTTAAGACGCCATTTTTACTGCGATTTCTGTTGCACGGCTCCACCCTTGTACATGTAGATTCTACAGAGAGACCGGAGCTTGTACAAAGAAGAGCGTTCTAATGTATCTCGCAGGAAGTAAAGCGGTTCTCACGCCATTTTTACCACCATTAGGAAGAGAACCATCCCGGATCTCGCAATCTAACGTCCCATCtttagcttttcccgcggattctctcatcacttcagattcgtggtatgctgcttttgaaGAAACTTTGTACAGCGTTTTTGGAACGTCTTTGCGCGACCGTTCAAATGATTCTCTAATGGATTTGTCCCGACGTCCGTTTTGAGCAAATGTTAgactgcccgcagagttcagagccgcgcgggcgcgcggtttggcggctctgcggttttggtggttattgactattcaaaacagtgcgctcaataaccaccgaaactgcagagccgccaaactgCGCGTTTCAGTAATGCCTAtactgggtcgtagattatggggaagagggtgatttcgttcatctcCCTCTGTATTAGTATAAACCGACGACAACGGAACGCTGTTCCATGCGATGGATTCTCGCCGttattcgtcgaaaaccaattcggacgaatcgcaagcgagggcggggcgcaaaggttgcacgttgcaacagaagccgtcgtaggaaacagcgttccggtcgtccgtttacactgaaacaggaagagatgaacggaatcaccctcttccccacaatctacgactccgtataggcattatcTGCCTGAAAcccctaccacctcagattcgtggggtgatgcctttaagctgaaatttttcttttctgcagcGCAAGCAAATCATCATAGTGTCGGTTCCACTACGATAATTTGTTTTGGTAAGAAATTGAAGTTTACCATCGTAGGGCTTTACTATCTTTGTTGGCCATTGTTTGTCAAGATCATGATCTCCAACCCACTTTGTTGGCTCAACCGTCTCTCTTCTTcagcagtgtttttttaaattcaattttcgtCTAACTCTATAACTATGTGGGATTAAAATTGATTTCCGATTACTTTCTATAATTTTCGAACTGATGGTATAGCAATAAATCTGCTAGATATTTCTTACATATGTAAGTATGGGTTTGAGATGGTGATGTAGAGGGTAGTAAGAGCTGTGCAATTTGTTGCTTTCAGAAATGTTAGTGGGgctatatgtatacatattcGTAGGACCGATTTCTTGTTATTCAATGCATCCTCGGATTTTAACAAAACTCTAGAAGCAGCGCTTCAAATTGGAAGTGAGCATGTACGTAAGAAAGGTTCTTCTATATTGTTTTATGTTGTAGATAGATAAATTTATACGTGGTTATGATAAATTTGAAGGCATTCTGCAGAGAATTAACCGATATCTCTTGTTTGGTGACGACAAAGTTTTTATGAACGATTTGGCCGGAAATCTGATGAAGTATGACAACGGTGGTGACGAAGTCGTAAGTGGTTccaatggaaattttgaagtgataGTAAAGTTACATGTCAATCGGTCTCCGCACGtaga
The Necator americanus strain Aroian chromosome I, whole genome shotgun sequence genome window above contains:
- a CDS encoding hypothetical protein (NECATOR_CHRI.G2044.T2), with translation MFRLISGYSIAKHLGRKLFFSLNGGGDQARVRVILARITATFPRTFQAYTLFSPCIESTVVPFVYDSVGRRTCCVFADPMRYSSYNSKFLVLDTEYGQNVRYFEENLSEIREMFTFGDEAKERGDNIVNCMKINVSGAICIHIRRTDFLLFNASSDFNKTLEAALQIGSEHRINRYLLFGDDKVFMNDLAGNLMKYDNGGDEVIAQISDYDEFDEFYVASRACAAFIITAPTSTFGWWLAFFTSNQEAVYYINDTRPLMSKKATDETFLRSWKAFPP
- a CDS encoding hypothetical protein (NECATOR_CHRI.G2044.T1) translates to MFRLISGYSIAKHLGRKLFFSLNGGGDQARVRVILARITATFPRTFQAYTLFSPCIESTVVPFVYDSVGRRTCCVFADPMRYSSYNSKFLVLDTEYGQNVRYFEENLSEIREMFTFGDEAKERGDNIVNCMKMTDFLLFNASSDFNKTLEAALQIGSEHRINRYLLFGDDKVFMNDLAGNLMKYDNGGDEVIAQISDYDEFDEFYVASRACAAFIITAPTSTFGWWLAFFTSNQEAVYYINDTRPLMSKKATDETFLRSWKAFPP